Proteins encoded within one genomic window of Pongo abelii isolate AG06213 chromosome 18, NHGRI_mPonAbe1-v2.0_pri, whole genome shotgun sequence:
- the CD2BP2 gene encoding CD2 antigen cytoplasmic tail-binding protein 2 yields MPKRKVTFQGVGDEEDEDEIIVPKKKLVDPVAGSGGPGSRFKGKHSLDSDEEDDDDDGGSSKYDILASEDVEGQEAATLPSEGGVRITPFNLQEEMEEGHFDADGNYFLNRDAQIRDSWLDNIDWVKIRERPPGQRQASDSEEEDSLGQTPMSAQALLEGLLELLLPRETVAGALRRLGARGGGRGSKGPGRPSSPQRLDRLSGLADQMVARGNLGVYQETRERLAMRLKGLGCQTLGPHNPTPPPSLDMFAEEVAEEELETPTLTQRGEAESPGDGLVDVMWEYKWENTGDAELYGPFTSAQMQTWVSEGYFPDGVYCRKLDPPGGQFYNSKRIDFDLYT; encoded by the exons ATGCCAAAGAGGAAAGTGACCTTCCAAGGCGTGGGAGATGAGGAGGATGAGGATGAAATCATTGTCCCCAAGAAGAAG CTGGTGGACCCTGTGGCTGGGTCAGGGGGTCCTGGGAGCCGCTTCAAAGGCAAACACTCTTTGGATAGCGATgaggaggatgatgatgatgatgggggtTCCAGTAAATATGACATCTTGGCCTCAGAGGATGTAGAAG GTCAGGAGGCAGCCACACTCCCCAGCGAGGGGGGTGTTCGGATCACACCTTTTAACCtgcaggaggagatggaggaaggcCACTTTGATGCCGATGGCAACTACTTCCTGAACCGGGATGCTCAGATCCGAGACAGCTGGCTGGACAACATTGACTGG GTGAAGATCCGGGAGCGGCCACCTGGCCAGCGCCAGGCCTCAGACTCGGAGGAGGAGGACAGCTTGGGCCAGACCCCAATGAGTGCCCAAGCCCTCTTGGAGGGACTTTTGGAGCTCCTATTGCCTAGAGAGACAGTGGCTGGGGCACTGAGGCGTCTGGGGGCccgaggaggagggagaggaagcaaGGGGCCTGGGCGACCCAGTTCCCCTCAGCGCTTGGACCGGCTCTCCGGGTTGGCCGATCAGATGGTGGCCCGGGGCAACCTTGGCGTGTACCAGGAAACAAGGGAACGGTTGGCTATGCGTCTGAAGGGTTTGGGGTGTCAGACCCTAGGACCCCACAATcccacacccccaccctcccTGGACATGTTCGCTGAGGAGGTGGCGGAGGAGGAACTGGAGACCCCAACCCTTACCCAGAGAGGAG AAGCAGAGTCGCCGGGAGATGGTCTGGTGGATGTGATGTGGGAATATAAGTGGGAGAACACAGGGGATGCCGAGCTGTATGGGCCCTTCACCAGTGCCCAGATGCAG ACCTGGGTGAGTGAAGGCTATTTCCCGGACGGTGTTTATTGCCGGAAGCTGGACCCCCCTGGTGGTCAGTTCTACAACTCCAAACGGATTGACTTTGACCTCTACACCTGA